The sequence below is a genomic window from Alosa alosa isolate M-15738 ecotype Scorff River chromosome 5, AALO_Geno_1.1, whole genome shotgun sequence.
ACAGACCAAATTTAAAGTTGTGTGCGATCAGAGGACCGTAATCCAGACCGTAATCCAAACTTTTACAGAAAGGTAAAGGGAGTCCAAACCACAGTGCTGCTCCTTTTTATAGGATGTGTCTCAGGATGACATTCCCATCATGCTTGTGGGGAATAAATGTGACCTGCGGCCAGAGGCAATCCAGGATGGCATCACCTGCATCCCCACCAGTTACGGAGAGAAGCTGGCCATGGTGaggcacgcccacacacacacacacacacacacacacacacacacacacacgtgtgcactgTGTTTATGATATTGGGTGTGTATGAGTTTACGAGTATCTCATCTTTAATAGTCATGGATGCAAAACCATTTGTTTCTAATTTTAAAACTGGCTGCTATTTGTTTATAGTATATGTGTGCAGTGTAGTTTGGGTAGTTGGCTCTGATGTGATGTGATTGTCCTTCCCCCTTGCAGACCTACAGTGCCCTGTTCTGTGAGACAAGTGCCAAGGATGGTTCTAACATCATCGAGGCTGTTCTTCATTTAGCAAGGTGGGCCATAGCCTATGACCTAACGCACTGTActtaccatcaggctactcagctacgagtagagaaataacttatattgtgtgtatattcactccaagttggcctaccataatttCCCATATCTGCATTGTAGCACTGtagcatgacagtaggctatttacaaaaTTGCTAAAACTGCCACTGATTATGGAAGCATATTGGTGGCATGGTAGATGTAAAGGTTTCCTGTTGTGACACGCTCAGAGGTCTCTCTTGTTTTTATGCAGTGGTCACAAAGTTTGTactaatacattttatttgctGCACAGTACATATGCACATGTTTTCTTTATTAGATGTTGCATCAATgccagggtcagggtcaggtaAATAAATGATCCTTGTAAACTCAGCACTGTGCATTTAAGGACCCTCCTTTTATTGTTAAGAAAGTGGCACTGGAGATGAATACATTCCTGTACAGTCCCATCCAACATTTTCTCAAATGAAATGAGAGCAATGTTTTccttgctgttgttttgatatTATATTGATAATAAAGTGTCTCCTCAACTGATGGTGAATGGTGTGTGAAATCCTGCATCTCTGAAATAAAGATAGCAGTTTCTGACTGATAATATTAAGCACTTTATTACTCACCTGGCAAACAAACCAGAAGTTCAGGAGCTGGCACTGAACTTTAATGACTTAAGCcattttgctttttttctgCAGAGAGGTGACCAAACATACTCACCAGGAGAAGAAGAACATCTCAAGTGTGACCACTCTCACTGGAAGCCACAACAAGAAGTCTAACTTTAACTGCTGTATTTGACGAGTTCCTCCTGTACACACAGCAGCCCCCCCTTGCTACCTGCTGAGCACTTTCCACCACCACACTGCCCTCAAAGCTGGACCATTATCAGCCTGGACCCTGTGCATTATGAGGATGTGGCAGTAGCTTCTCAGAGATGACAAACAGCCAAAGAATAGAGTTTCTAAGTGGTCATATGTCATTTAAGTGATTATTTAAGTCcaaagttcttttttttttctaaattattaatgtagcctaacaaaCCTTGAGGTTTGTGGTATAGCTAATTGATGTATTGCTGACTATGTTAGAGGaccttctctctctatgtctgtgtgcatgttttacaCAGTCTGCTCTCTTTCTAAATGTACAGGGGAAACATATCTAATGTGTCTGTTTGAAATGGTGTGAAAGTTCAATGAATAGAAGGTCAAGTTGAGATGTGATAATGTCAAAGCTGACTTAGACATTTTCTAACTTCTAAACTTTGTCATATTTGAGAAGAGGTCGAAGGACAGCCTCTCAATGGACCATTGTTTCTAATgcactttgcatgtgtggcttAATGAACAGCTGCCAGAGGATTTTGAGATTGGGAAGCAGCATGTAAAAGGGCACTCCGTCTGCAATAGAACTTTATAATTTAATGAGATCCCTCTGTTGGGGTCTTCAGAGTCACAAATGGAAACCCTTCACTCATGTTCAAAGAGCTACCAAAGTTAACAACAATTCACATGTTTTGTTGGATTACAATATTGCTTGAATATCACAATATAGCCTAGCTCTGACACAAGTAATGGTCCAATGGATTCCTGAGCACTAAAGAGGGAGTTTTCATCTGAACAACAATGAATGTATTTCTGTCATCAGTTAAAgcaatggttcggagtaatttcactctAGGGcactttgcaccatgaccccaagccaaacaccctcccagttttcccttggtcgaaccctggtcgagtagcactgtcagaaacgaatgactttctgcaggcataatggaaccaacttagtatctcgtaaattaccccactaataatgccctgaatggtacgaaacttctacagtatgttctttactcgtaatacgaggcattgaaaagtttgtaagtacaccaggagtttatttaaataacacttgcctgatggatgctactatctgctactaACTACCACTGCGTCAatgttacttccgtgatttgggaaaagcccgaaAAAGTCCTGGCAGAACTTAGACTTAGACTTCTTTAATGTCCATAAAACTTACATAAAATGGAAAATTGTCTTTGACAGTGGCATAAGACAtacaagaagcacacacacacacacacacatcacagacaacACTATGCACAATCAATAGATAAACATAATATATAGGTAAAATCTATGAAATCAGTCCAGTTTGCTCCAGAGAAGAGTTAAAagatataaataataatgagtAAAATACATAAAGTGCCTAACCGCATATACATTAgaaagcatgcataaggatgtagatccaggaatgcactaatattatGTTCatagtaccagtttgcaacaattattagttaacactaagttgtaaacacttcggaaaaaaatattaaaaactggaaATACCAAAAACtttgatgtaatcgcttcctgccaggacttttacaggcttttcccaaatcacggaagtaacgtcgacgcagcggcAGGTAGCATCCATCGACCAAGGGAAAataggttctgggagggtgtttggctcggggtcatggtgcaaaggaccctagggtgaaattactccgaaccatcgctttaacacACAGTTATAGTTAAAGAAAAGAATCAACCAATCAATGAATTTATTATATATCTTTAAAAATTTGAAGTTATGTTTTTTAAAAGCCCCATATTTGTTGAAATGCTCCAAGGAATGAGGTATGGTATGAGTCTGTATCAATTTTTAGCACAAAGAAAATGTGCAGAATCAGAGGATAATTTGCAATCACTGTAATTCTTCACTGAGAGTGTAACTAATGATGAAGGACTGTTTGTGCATCTGAGGGTCTTGTTTGGAGATTAATGTCTGGACGTCTATGTCTAGTGGGTCACACTCAGTGTGAAAGTAGCTTACTTCTCCCAAGCTCAGACAAGATGTGCAAGTTGCCATCAGCTGTTGTCTCTGTTCAGTGTGCAGTGTTAATTCTATGATGTGACCTGATCAACTCTGTGTGTCAAGGCCCATAAACACCCATCCTCATGCTTCCTGAGGCCATCTGACTTACAGTAGGTAATCTTCCCCTGAGTGTCTGTTTTACTCTTTAAGATGGGTCATAGCAAGTGGAAAGTGCCTTTTAGTCTGTTCATTCTGTAAACAGATCTGCTGTTTACCTTTTCTTTCTAGCCTTATTATATGTGCTGATCTCATCTTGTTATTCATTGCCTCAACACATTAAACTTGTTATTAAACAAACCACTGTTTCACTGTATTATTTTCCTCTATCCTCTATATTCCTGCATGAAAAACAAACTCATTCTCATCACAAACAGTATGAAGTAAACACAATCTATGAATGCAGTGTTGTGTTTTTAATAATTATGCATTTAGATTGAGAGCGCATCTAAAtaacatgcaagatgcaacaaccatttctaagaggcctataaacaggttaatttctgacattactacacatgaatgcattatttatgttgtaagtcgtgaaagaaatgaatgacacaggattgcacaaattcatcatttaaaataaaagggCACTACGGTCACTATGTTTCACTTTCGCCACCATTGCAAGAGGCTATGGAaagttttgtgagaattgtaccggtgacttttgtgtgtgaatgcaatctttacaactcatttgaaaatgtgttgcaaggcatagaaagtcctcacattagataagctcacaaaatataattaactaaccacttgtactcctgagttaatcatgaattataatattaggaagtggtttataaaatatgtatcctcaccctaactaatcattagtgcattcgtatgtaacaactgttaaataatggaaatattacttcatcaaaaaatattattgcatcatttattaagtattaacaataattataaacatattttagatagtCTTATTtatatgaacaaaccatttataactgtgtgtacaaatactttatttatgagaattaacataagagcaatgctttacaaatgatgaacaaagcattttatttataagtggttgtttcattatttattaagtataaatcatgtacttacaaacacattttggataggcttatttactatgaacaaaccatttataactgtgtgaacaagtgctttactgatgataaattatgtatgaacaagaaattactaatgatgaacaaaccattaactaataagtaacaaaggcttaacaaattatgaattgtgtgtagttattataagtGTTACACAGTCTCCACATTCACTTTACTGTAAGATAAATAATGTGAATTGAAATGCATTGGTCCTAAAAACTCCTTTATTGTGGAAATTTGTGCATTCTGTCACAACTTCTGGTAATCGTACAATCATACACAATTTCAAgcctaaaacatttttttatcaCATTCAGCGAACATAACTGCCCAGAACaacgtctctgtaggcagcacAAGAATTTCTgtgagtttctctgggaatgctgaagggaggggtgagctacctctctggtgtgttttgtttggtccttgatTAAAATATCTTGTACTTTGTTtcggacaaaggcgtctgctaagaAATGTAACATGAACAAATGTGATATGCACAAACGCTGACTGCACTTTTAAATAAAAATCATCATGTTTTGATCCACAATGTGACAGGTCTAATCTAGATTTAATTTCGTTGGCTTTGTaatctgcacaatgacaatgaagttgaatctaatctaatctaatcccaCAGGTTTCCGATTCAACAAGCTCTGATTCATTGAACTTTTCATTGAACTTTTTTTCTCAATGATGCTATTTCTTTCTTACTAATGTATCAACTCTGCATTGCTGTACCAGGAAAgacaatgcacatacacactgaagAGTACAAATACAATATCGGCATTCACCTGGATTCCACCTCCAAAAGACTGAAGACATATTAAAAAGCTGAAGACAAATCAACCCCTGGGCTAGTGTACTGATCAGCCCTAGGACTTTTACTCCGCCCCAGCAACTTTAACAGTGTCCTCTGGTAAGTCTCAGTCAGGAAAAAGTACATAAGGGGATCAATGACCCCATTGACACAAGTCAAAGCTGATGTCACTCGGTTCCCAAGGGTTAATGAGGTAACTTCCACATCACTTAAATCCTCCTGATTGTAACGCACAATGTAAATGAAGCGATGTACGTGGTACGGAAGAAAGGCCACTAGAAAGTTGACCAAAGTGAGAACAACCATTCTCTTAGCTTTCAAGTGCACTGGTGATTGTGTTTGCTGTTTTGCGGACCTGAGCTTGAATAAAATGAGGATGTAAGACAAGCTGAGCACGACAAGGGGAACTGTGAAGGCCACGGTGGTGGAGAGCAGCGCTCGCGGGGAAGGACTCTCCAGATAGAGCTGCTGGCACACGGTCACATTGTTCCGGTCAAGCTGGCTGGCTATGGTTTGCTTTGAGAACAGCACCGGGGCCATAGACACCGTCACCGTCACCCAGAGAATGGCACACACCACCTTGGCATAGGCCGTCTTCCGCCAGGACAGAGATCTGATGGGAAACACCACTGCCAAGAAGCGATCGAAGCTGATACAGGTCATGAAGTAGAGGCTGCAGTAAAGGTTAAGGTAGAAAAGGAAGCCGGACAGACGACAGGCCACCTCCCCAAGGATCCAGTCCCCCGCAGAGGCATGATAGACCACACGCATGGGCAGGAGCAGAACATAACACATATCAGCCATTGCCAGGTGAGTAAGGTACACTCTGGCCACAGACGTTCCATTCTTTGGATGGCAGAACACCCACAGTGCCATGGCATTGGCAGGCACTGAGAGGAGGAAAACAATGGTGTAGAACACAGCCAAAGTGAcgttttctcctctcttctcagtgTTCAAGCCCATGGTGGACTCAACCTAATGAGATATGAGGAAGAAAGGATTTGATACAAATTAATTTCTTAAAATGCTTCAAAACTTTCAAAAGGTGTAATGCTGTCAactaaagaacaaaaaaaaaacatttctcacAACATATACAAAGATTACACAAAAAGaacacaaaataaatgaataaatgaaacattacattacCAAAATTTCTTTTGGTGAAAAACCTTAAGAGATGATGACACAACCCAGGGCTCTCAGATCACAGCTGCAACACGACTGTGCTTTTGAAGATCAGCCCTGAACATCAGGTGGTACTGTATATTCAGTTCCTCTTCTGTGTGCTGCATCTTATCAGGAAGCTCTATGATGACACCTAAAGCTATGGCAAGCCAGTATCACGTCTATTTGTGTCAGTGTCATGATatcccatctcatctcatctaaaACTAAAACTAGATTACCCCAACCCCAGCTCTCacagagcatgcacacacatctcatAGTTTGTGCCTGTTAGTAAGACATGTCTTTTCAACATTCAATGTAAGACAGGAGTTGTGTAGTCAATCAACAACCTTATGCATTTCCTTTGTTAATTTCATAGCACATAAAGTTATTCGGtcctagataaaaaaaaaagtaattgccACAGATCATGGTAAGCATATTTTTCTATGTGTATATTTTCTTAACAATTTGTAACAAACATTCCTTGGCAGTTCCAGAGTTCCAGTTCAGGTCAATTGATCTAGATAAACATTCTTTTATACACAGCCATTTCCAAAAAAGCTTAGACGTGTCATGTAAATAAAACCAGAATATGATAATCTGTAAATCGTGGAAACCTATATTTAGGTGCAAAAGGAACATAGACAgcatatcaaatattgaaactGACTGTGCTATTATATGAATAATATACCTATTATAATAACGAAAAAAGAGGAACATCTCACAACGAATCACGTTAACAGGAACAAAGATTGAACAGGTGAAGTCTCTCAGATGTGGAGATATTTATCACTCTGTGAAAAACTGAGTGGGCAAATAATGCAAAATATGCTCCTAAACATAAAATGGCAAAGAATTTGGGGATATCATCATCtatagtagcctagaaatctagacgcaccctagcggcagcaaatgtaatttgctgccagggtagtctagcaactctcaaCGTTGGCTTGCAAGCAGGGAAAACCATACTCtagtcaggccaatcacatcgtgtatagtcggtgggcgggcttaaaggacaagttcggtattttacacttaaagccctgttttcagatagtttatgattaaatagaacgttgAAGAAGAATTTGGACACATGATGCTGTCCTGAGAATCTTTGGTTTCTGTGGtagtacatgcatgtgtgagtgtgtgtatgtgcatgcctgtgtgtgtgtgtgtgtgcatgtgtactgtgtatgtgtgtttatatgtgtgtgtgtgtgttttgtgtgtgtgtgcaggtgtgtgtgtttttgtgtgtgtgtgtgtcagtgcgtaGCCACCCAGACACCCAATCATCAGACTGGCACACCTACAATATGTTCGTCTTTCAcgcctaccattaggctactttgtccGTTCTTGTCATTCTATCCTGCTGCGGTGTCAACACAAACCAACCATAATAGCTTATCCaagcaaaagcaaacaaacagctTACTGCCAAAACATTAATagtgtagaattctggggtattctcactgtattctgatgtgttcatatgttctgtgtgtagtatgcaacagggagaggtccataccattgtacataactgtgccttaggcctgtgtaccagtATGTatgagtaagtaagtatatatactcttttgatcctgcgagggaaatttggtctctgcatttatcccaatccgtgaattagtgaaacacacacagcacacagtgtacacacagtgaggtgaagcacacactaatcccggcgcagtgagctgcatcaacagcagcgctcggggagcagtgaggggttaggtgccttgctcaagggcacttcagccgtgcctactggtcggggttcgaaccgacaaccctccggttacagggcccaagtgctaaccagtaggccacggctgcccccaaagaCTGTATGGATATTCCTctaccagcaggaaggtcatacagcctggtgtttaggaacatccgaggaacttcagtgataacacacatacagtacacacacacgcacacattaacacacatacacacacgcatgaaaaTTAACACACATACCGTACACACACGTGTAACCCCTTCTTAACGGGTGTGTGCATAGGCACTAGTTACAATACATAAAACAATGGCGCAAACAGGATCCTGAAGATCTCAGCGGTGGAATGGTGAGCTGGCTGAGATTCCTGAATACCAGTAGGCTAAAATGAAGGACAATAAATAATAGCGCGGTGCCTCCACTGTAAAAATACTACACTTACCTTAGGCTAGTGTTATGTATTCCTACAGAATGTaaatatcaatgtaaatacacTAGTGGTGAATGCAGTTAAATGAATTGCCAATACACCCGAAGTATAATGAAATATAACAATACAGAATTTATtcaccaataataataaaaaaggtgACATTCATAAAGACTTCAACCAGAAGCAAGCGTGGACCAAAACCCTGACAAGTAGCTAGACTAGCGAGTGAACAATTCACTCTGAGGGATGACGTTAGCTAATGGTTAGCCAACACAGTTAGCTTGAGCTTGAGCTGAAGGCAGGGCAGCAAAATCACAAAATAGTATTAATCATATAATGATGAACGTCCGACTCACCGGAATCCAGCTTGAGCTGAAGGCAGGGCaaaacccagtgtgtgtgtgtgtgtcagtagttCTATAAGTTTAGCAGCTACTCACGACAGGTTTCCATTCCACTCGGTCAAACAAACCATGACCGTTGTCCAGGCGCAGACGGGAGGCAAGCAGCTTCCCTGAGCTAGCCAAGGTAGCTACTTGGGTGAGGCGCCGCCTGCAGAGTGGTTGGTCCTCCGGTGGGCTCAGCACCGGCGGTAAAGTTAAAGGTCAGTCGCACTCGGGAGGTCGTGTTGCTCTGGTGGGCCCAGCACCGGAGCGCAATCGAGTCCGTCTCCAAAAAGAGCAGCAGGTCCAGAGGTGAAAAAACAGCAGCGTTATCTAGCTCTGTCCTTATCCCACAGCCTGCACATTTAGCGTCTCCTAGTTAGCTAGCTAAACTGGCAGCTAACTAACTGGTTACACTGATGATATAAACAAGataaaatcaatcaatcagtcccGTGACAGATCATCCCACACCTCCGCACTGATGCTCATGCATGTGGGCCTAAACACACCGAACAGTGCAAGTGGTCTCCAACAAATGTCCTCTTTCGACGACCTCTTTCTTATCAGGGCAACTGGGACTGACGAGCCTTCTCCTCACTGAGGCGATGGAACCCTCAGTTTCACCGCAATTTCGCGggcataaacaaataataaataatcatTGGCTGCTCAAACaattcaaataaaagcaaaacaaacaaagacatttgattGGTGCACATGTATAGAATGTTGTAAA
It includes:
- the si:dkey-96n2.3 gene encoding uracil nucleotide/cysteinyl leukotriene receptor; the encoded protein is MGLNTEKRGENVTLAVFYTIVFLLSVPANAMALWVFCHPKNGTSVARVYLTHLAMADMCYVLLLPMRVVYHASAGDWILGEVACRLSGFLFYLNLYCSLYFMTCISFDRFLAVVFPIRSLSWRKTAYAKVVCAILWVTVTVSMAPVLFSKQTIASQLDRNNVTVCQQLYLESPSPRALLSTTVAFTVPLVVLSLSYILILFKLRSAKQQTQSPVHLKAKRMVVLTLVNFLVAFLPYHVHRFIYIVRYNQEDLSDVEVTSLTLGNRVTSALTCVNGVIDPLMYFFLTETYQRTLLKLLGRSKSPRADQYTSPGVDLSSAF